The genomic region TTCCTACGGCGCATATAGTCCATCGCCTGGCGAATAAAACTCTCGACGCCATGCTCATAAGAAAGCTCACGCAGGCACTGGGCCTGCAAGCCGTGCAAGTGAGCCATGAGTAATGGATTGGGGGCGGCAGGATGGCTGAAGTGAAAATCAAACGGGTCCTGCTTGTGCGCCAGGAAGTCAGTCAGCAGCGTAGATCGGGATACATCCACATCATCGAGCAAGTCGGCAATGCCGATATAGGCCAGATGACGGTACCCGCCCCGGCCCAGCTCCTCTGTACCCACATAATGCTCGCCATAGAGATCACGGTAGCAAGCGATACTCCACTCCTCCATGCGTGCAAACAGCCGGTTGAGCGACATCGGTTTGCCACGCGCGAAATCAAGGCCGGTTGCCAGCGCGGTTTTTTTCAGCCACGCCAGGTATTGGCTTTGCTTGCGTGGCGAGTCACCGCTGACCATGGCATGCACACCGCCGTTCCAGGTGGCGACGCATTGGTAGAACTCACCGAAGGCCAAGTAGGTGTCGTTGCACAGTGTGGCGCGGATATCGCCGGACGTCAGGTGGCCCAGCAGCAGCATATTGCGCTGACTGACCTCACGCCCGACGCTGGAAGCCGGGCGTTGCGGATTGAAAGGCTGGACGTCGCGGTTCTCGACCATCAACAGCTCCACACGCGGGTCGTCATGAAAGAAAAGCGCGCTATAGCCTTGGTTCAAGTTGTCGAGGGTGGCCTGCGTCATGCCGGCATAGCGCAGGGTAGCAACCCGCAGGTGAAACGTCTTGGGCGCGCGCCCCGCGATGGTCAGTTGCGCGGCTCGCAACATTGCCAGTGTGTAACTGCTGACCTCGCCGCCGCCGTGGGTGATCAGCACTTTGTAGTGCCCCACTTGCTCCATGCCGCCGGCTGCCACCACAATTCGCTGGACCAACAATTGAAGTACAGTCCGCTCGGCCCGCGTGAAATGCCCGATCATACGCTGCAGAACTTGTTGGTAAACATAGTTCATGGCTTGTTCATGAATTGCGCTCATTATTCTACTACCTGAGTTGAAGTGTCAGTTTCAAGCAACTATCAATATGAATTGCTCGACCCATTACGACTGTAGGTGTGTCGGCTGCCACACGGCGCAAAGACAATTAAACATTAGCACCTTGCAATAAAAGCACCGGCAACCCCCATGCCTTCCCACTGTGGCCCAACCCCGGGGAAATCGCGTTCCAGCTTGACATAGACGCGTTGGGTTACCGGCCCTAGGAATACTCCGACAACTTCCTACACTGTTTTAACTAAAAAACCAGGGACACATCTGACGAGTATTAATCACCCATTTCAATCTGCTCCTTGCAAAACAACCGGGCGCTTTCAGTACACTTTCAGGGTGCACAGAGACGCCTTGCTTAGTTCCTGAAGTACGCTGCGGGAATATCAGGTTATCAATCATTGCTCAATCCTTGAGATGACAGGGTAGGCACAATTATCGGCGCTCAAGTAATGATTAACAGATACAGACTATCGCCGAAAACCCGTTCAGATTTGCCAGGTCCCAGACATTAATGGCGCCCACACGACAGCGCCGCACTGGGTTTCAGGGCGGCGTAAGGGAAAAAAGGTATTGTTTGCGGGGTGGAGCCCCCCTGGCCAGGCTCAACCCGGGGGTGGGTTAAGCCCTGTCAAATGGCGCATTTGCCTCATCGGCTCAGACGCCAGCGTATTCATTTGCGAATACTCCTACAGCTCAAACAGCTTCAACCTGCAAGGCGACACGCTCGCGGCATGGGCATTCGTCCATATAGCGATGGGCTTCAACGAACTGATCGAACGCAAATACCGTGGTTTTCAGTGGGACAAGCACGCGGTCGGCCGTCAACTGGTTGATATCACGCAAGGCACGCTGCAGTGCCACCTGATCCTGGACGATGCCCAGCTCCGGCTTGCCGGTAAAGTTGCCGATACAGTGCACGAAGAACTGAATATTCTTCTGGAACGCTGCACAGGCCGGGAATGGCGTCTGGTTGCCACCTTGCAAGCCATACAACACCAGGCTGCCACGGGGCGCCAGGACGTCACCCAGCAACGACATCTGCGGGCCCCCCAGGCCATCGAACACGACGTCGACGCCACGGTTGTCAGTGAACTTGTTGATCTGCATCAGCAGGTCTTGTTCCTCGGTGACAATGACCTTTTCCGCCCCGAGGGAGAGCAGGTATTCGCGTTCGGCGCTGTTTTTCGTCGCGGCAATCACCCGCACACCCAGGGCCTTGCCCAGTTGCACAAAGGAAGGGCCGGAGCAGTGGCTGGCATCGGTCACCAGGGCAAACTGCCCGGGCTTGACCCGCGCCAGGTCCATATAGGCGAAATACGCAATCAGCAACGGCGTGTAGTGCACGCTGGCTTCAATCGGGCTCAAGACATCCGGGTAACGGGTCAGGGCAGAACGCGGCAAGATGATCTGCTCGCCATACACCGGGTAATCGTTGGGGCTTTCGGCCGGAAAACTGGCCACCTTGTCGCCCACAGCCAGGTCATCCACGCCGTCACCCAACGCGACAACCACACCCGCCATTTCATGCCCCAGGCCCGAAGGCAGGCGAGCATGGGAAGACGCCAGGTTCTGGCGCCATAGAATGTCGTACCAGCTGATGCCAATCGCCTCGACACGCACCTGCACTTCGCCCGGTGCGGGCTGCGCGGCTGCATGCTCTTCGCATTTGAGCACCTCGGCCGGACCAAACTTGTGAAAACGGATCGTGCGGGACATCGCAAACCTCGTCAAAGTAACCTCTAATGCCATGAACTCTATCTGGGCTTTCCAAGTAAGGCCACCGGTCGCCATTAATAGTCGACATGCCTGTCATTGATTTCGCGAAGGAGGAGCAGACCTCAACTATCGTAGGAAAAATCAATTAGCCGGTGCAGAGTACCAGCCTTTCCCCGTAAGATTCATGCCGGTCATGCTGCTGAATCGTACGATATGGCCGCTCACGTCAAGTTTACAGACTCTTCCAGGACACAAGATGAACCGTAACGACCTGCGTCGTGTCGACCTTAACCTCTTGATCGTATTCGAAACTTTGATGCATGAGCGCAGTGTGACCCGCGCCGCCGAGAAATTGTTCCTCGGCCAGCCGGCCATCAGCGCGGCCCTATCGCGCCTGCGTGGGCTGTTCGATGACCCGCTGTTTGTACGCACCGGGCGCAGCATGGAACCCTCGGCCCGCGCCGTAGAGATCTTCGCCCTGCTCTCCCCGGCCCTGGACTCGATCTCCACCGCCGTCAGCCGCGCTGCCGAATTCGACCCGGCCACCAGCACTGCGGTGTTTCGAATCGGCCTGTCCGACGACGTGGAATTCGCCCTGCTGCCGCAGTTGCTCAAGCGCCTGCGCGCCGAAGCCCCGGGCATCGTGCTGGTGGTGCGCCGCGTCAACTACATCCTGATGCCCGGCTTGCTCGCCTCGGGTGAAATCTCCATCGGCGTCAGCTACACCGCCGATCTGCCGGCCAACGCCAAGCGCAAGGTACTGCGCCGCAGCCTGCCGAAGCTGCTGCGTGCCGACAGCGTGCCAGGCTCATTGAGCCTGGACGACTTCTGCTCACGCCCCCATGCCCTGGTGTCCTTCGCCGGCGACCTGAGCGGGTTTATTGATGAAGAGCTGGAGAAGCTCGGCCGCAAACGCCATGTGGTATTGGCGGTCCCGCAGTTCAACGGGTTGGGCACGCTGCTGGCGGGTACGGACATTCTGGCCACCGTGCCGGATTACGCCGCCGAGGCGCTGACGTCGGCAGGTGGCTTACGCGCCGAAGACCCGCCGCTGCCGGTGCGTTCGTTTGAGCTGCACATGGCCTGGCGTGGGTCGCAGGACAATGACCCGGGTGAGCGGTGGTTGAGGTCGCGGATTCAGATGTTTTTTGGGGATCCTGAGAGTCTTTAGGCGTTGTCGGGCAGGCTGTTTATCTGATCAATTTTGCCTTTCGACAAACCATGGAGCTCCATTCACTTCCGGTGGATTGCTACATTGGGGGCATATTTGAGGGCATGCTTTGGATGGTTTGAAAAGGATGCCCCCAGCCTGGGGCCAAGCAAGCTATTGATGAGGATGGGTGGACTAAGGGAGATATGAACCCTCGGCCCTACCCCGTATCAATGGCCGAGCCGTAGTGAGCGCACCACCCACCACGCTGGACAAATGCGTGCAAATGTAAAAAATTATGATGGCATAATGCCTCGGCAACCTGCAAAATCCACACGTTTCCAACGGATTTGAAGGAGCGGTTCCGATGACATGGCCAGTCACGCTGAAACTCGACAGCGCAGCCTACCCGCTCAGCGTGGTGCAACGCGCCGCTTATTCCCTAGCCGACACTGTCACGATCCAGGTCGGTATTGAAGCAAATCAGATAAGCCTCACGGCCCACCCCGCTAAATCAAGGCTAACGCTTTCCCCGGAGCAGGCTCACTCGCTGATCCTTCAGCATCTGAACGACTTCGCCCTACGCGACCATATCAACCGCGAAACAGTAGGGTTGCGCGAGGTCCTGGCCCGAGCCGCTCTCGCTGGATGTGGGATTTCCCAGTGACACTGATTGCGACAGACGCCAAGCACTACCGCTTGCTGCCTTTTCGATTCATGCGCATGAACACGGGAAATGACCGTGACATCCTGCTCACCTCCGATACCGGTGAGTACATGCACGTGAACGACGCGCAATTACGAGCCCTCAGTTACTTCGACGTTCAACCAAGTACGCCTTTTTACAAGGACCTGCTGGCCCGCCACTTCATCTACGAACCAGGCTGCCACGACCCGTTCCCGGAAATGGCCGCGCAGTATCGCAGCCGCAAGGACTTTCTCTTCCAGGGCCCTGCTCTGCACTTGTTCGTGGTTACATTGCGCTGCAACCACACCTGCCAGTACTGCCAGGTGTCGCGGGCCCCTCTGGGAGGATCCGGCCACGATCTGTCGGAAGCGGATGCGCAAGCGGCGGTCGATCGCCTGTTCGAATCGAACGCTCCCGCCTTGACTGTGGAGTTTCAGGGTGGCGAGCCGCTTCTGGCCTTCGAGCGCGTCCGCCAGATTGTCGAATGGGTCGTCGAACGAAACGTGGTCGAACAACGGGATATCCAGTTCGTCATCACCACCACGCTGCACCACCTGACGGAGGAAATACTCGACTTCGCAGAACAAAATCGCATCCAGTTTTCGACCTCGCTCGATGGGCCGGCGCCCTTGCACAATGCCAACCGCCCAACCCCGTCACGAGACTCCTACGAGCGCACTGTAAAAGGCATCCAGTGGGTCCGTGAGCGCCTTGGCCATGATGCGGTTTCCGCGCTGACCACGCTGACTTCAAGAAGCCTCGAACAACCTGAAGCGATCATCGATGAGTATGTAAGCCAGGGCTTCTCCAGCATCTCGCTTCGGCCTCTGAGCCCTTATGGGTTTGCCACCAAGAGTGCCCTTCGACTTGATTACCCTATTGAGCGATACCTGGCCTTCTACAAGAAGGCACTTGCCTATTTGCTGCATATCAACCAACAGAGCGTATACCTCTCAGAGAGTTATACGAGCCTGTTGCTGAAAAATATCCTAACACCCTTCTCCTCCGGCTATGTAGACCTGCGCTCCCCTGCTGGCGCAGGCACTGCAGCGCTGGTTTACAACTATGACGGTTACGTCTATCCCTCGGACGAAGCCCGAATGTTGCTGGAGATGGGTGAAGACGGCTTGAGGCTCGGCACCGTACAGCAACCCTTGTCTGAATTACTCGCATCGCCCGTTATGAATGCGTTGCTCGCCAGTGGTGTAGCAGAGGCGCTGCCGGGCTGTTCCGACTGCGCACTTGTCCCGTACTGTGGTGCTGACCCCGTCGAACACTATGCCCGCCAAGCTGACCCAATCGGACACCGAGTGTTCAGCAGCTTCTGCAAGAAGAACATGGGGCTGCTGAAGCATCTTTTCGGCCTGCTTTGCGATGGCGACGACAACGTGCAGAGAGTGCTGCTGTCTTGGTTGAACAGGCGCGCTTACAACGATGTTCGATTTCCGGGTTACAGGGGCTGATGGCGATGCTGCGCAAAGATACCCGCTTCGAAATCCATCACCTGAATGAGCCGAAACTGCTCAAAGTCATCACTCTGGATGAATTCATCGAACAAGGCCTGGCTGTTTGTGCCGGAAGCGCTGAATTCGGTGACTTGCTGCTTTGGCTGCCAAACGAAGAACGGCTACGGAGCCCGCATCTGCTCTCATTACCAGTGGGTGGATTCTTGATCCCGGAGCCATTGATCGGCGACTTCGACTGCGCGCGGCCATACCTGCACACCCCCAACGATGCGGATGTCGTGCAGCCCGGCGATGTCATTGCCATCACACCAGGCAGCGCGTTGGTGCGAGTGCTCTATCGACGAGGCTCAGACAGCAACCTGCTGTTCATGACCGATCGTTGCAACAGCCTCTGCCTGATGTGCTCGCAGCCGCCCAAAGATATCGATGACCGTTGGCACATCGAGGAGAACCTACGACTGATCGACCTGATGGACTCGGGCGAGGAGAATCTGGGAATCAGCGGCGGAGAACCCACGCTTTATCGCGACGGCCTGCTCGAAATCCTGGCCAAGTGCAAAGCCGTTTTGCCACAGAAATCCATTCATGTACTCAGCAACGGGCGTCTGTTCCAAGACCCGAGCTGGATCGCTGCGCTCTCTTCCATCGGTCACCCTCAGTTGAGCTGGGGCATCCCGCTGTATGCCGACAATGCCGAAGACCATGACCATGTGGTGCAGGCTCCAGGCGCTTTTAGTGAAACCCTGCAAGGTCTTTACAATCTGGCGCGCGCCAACCAGATCATCGAGATACGCGTGGTGCTCAATCGCCTGACCACGCCACGCTTGCCCGAGCTCGCCCACTACGTGTTCAGGAACCTGCCCTTCGTGCGGCATGTTGCGCTGATGGGTATCGAGAGTACCGGCCTGGCCAGAAAGAACTACGAAGAACTGTGGATTGACCCGCTGGACTATCAAAAGTCGTTGAGCCAGGCCGTGTATTTCCTGTTCAACCGCGGAGTTCCGGTTTCGATCTACAACTTGCCCCTGTGCCTGATCCCGGCCCACCTCTCGCGTTTCGCCCGCCAGAGCATCTCCGACTGGAAGAACCTGTTCATCGATACCTGCCAGCAATGCGCTGCCGTCAAACATTGCTCTGGCTTCTTCAAATCCCACACCGACCGCTGGCAGAGCCGCGGCGTACAACTACTATCGCCCGAGGCCTTTAGCGCCTATACAAGGAGTGCACAGTGAAATTGCTCGACCGCTGGAAAGTCCTGATCAGTGGGATCAGCTTGCTGCCAATGGCAGGTACGACTCTGGCACAGGCGGGCCAACTGTCGCTCGCCGATGCGAACTGGCAACCCAACGACAAGCTACAGCCCCCAGTATTTGCCGATACGCTCAATGCGCCAGACACCGTCAACATCTATGCGGCACATCGCTCGCACAGTTCACACCGGTCCCACAGTTCGCACAGTTCTCACTACAGCGGCTCGGGTGGCTATAGCGCACCTCGCTACTACAGCCCACCCGCTACCAGTACCCGAAGCTACAGCGCGCCGAGTGCTTCGAGCAGCACCCCAAGCAGCAACAGCCTTTATCAGTCGTCTGGCACTACCAGCGGGACAAGTTCGAGCACTTCAAAGAGCCGCGCGACCAATGAGCAGAAAAGCAACCTGGTCACCCGTGTGCAGACCGCGCTGATGGTGCGCCAGTATTACCAAGGCACCATTGATGGGGTGATGGGCAAAGCAACACGTGGTGCGTTGATGGCCTTTCAGATGGACAGTGGGCTGACCGTGAATGGCCGGATGGATACGGCCTCGCTGAATGCGTTGGGTATCAAGATTCCATAAGTTGTTGACGCTGATGCGATTTTTGACCCAGGCTACCGGAACTCATTGACCCACCCGAGTACTCAAGAAGTGATTACCTTGCGGGTGATTTCGGAGGCAGCGTGTGGGCCAGTCAAAATCAGCAACCTGGGTCAAAATCGCATCAGCGCCGACAATCATGGGCTTATCTTGCACCGCAAATAGGTCGATTGGCTGGAGATGCAGCAAGTCGTCACCAGCCACCGTCGCTGCCACCGACCGACACGGATCTGACTACTCTTAGATAAGCCGATGCTCGCGCAGAAACCTCACCTCCCCGCTGAAATTTAGGAATGTGCATGACTGCTGCCATCAGTGATTCAACAGCCCAAATCGCGTTTTCAATGTTTGAAAACAAAGGCGTCTACGCAGTGCTTCTTGGCTCGGGGGTATCACGCTCGGCGGGAATACCGACCGGCTGGGAAATCACTATGGAGCTGGTGAAACGATGGGGCATAGCGTCTGGTACCGGCGAACAGGAAGATTGGCTCGCGTGGTACGTAGGTCAAACAGGAGAGCAGCCCAATTACTCCACGTTGCTCGAACGCCTGGCGACAACCCAGACTGAGCGGCGAGCCATCATTCAAGGCTTTCTGGAACCTAGCGAAGACGAGTTAGAGGATGGCCTTAAACTGCCTACCCCCGCACATCGAGCGATCGCTGCGATGATCAAAGCGGGTTATGTGCGCGTGATCATCACGACGAACTTCGACCGACTCATGGAAAATGCACTTCGCGATGTCGGCGTTGAGCCAACTGTAGTCAGCTCAGAAGACACCCTCGGAGGAGCGGAGCCACTCACTCATGCGTCCTGCTACATCCTGAAGATCCATGGTGATTACAAGGATGCCAGGATCCTCAATACCGATGGGGAGCTGGGCAAGTATCCGCCAGCGTTCAATACG from Pseudomonas synxantha harbors:
- a CDS encoding LysR substrate-binding domain-containing protein, which codes for MNRNDLRRVDLNLLIVFETLMHERSVTRAAEKLFLGQPAISAALSRLRGLFDDPLFVRTGRSMEPSARAVEIFALLSPALDSISTAVSRAAEFDPATSTAVFRIGLSDDVEFALLPQLLKRLRAEAPGIVLVVRRVNYILMPGLLASGEISIGVSYTADLPANAKRKVLRRSLPKLLRADSVPGSLSLDDFCSRPHALVSFAGDLSGFIDEELEKLGRKRHVVLAVPQFNGLGTLLAGTDILATVPDYAAEALTSAGGLRAEDPPLPVRSFELHMAWRGSQDNDPGERWLRSRIQMFFGDPESL
- a CDS encoding zinc-dependent alcohol dehydrogenase family protein, with the protein product MSRTIRFHKFGPAEVLKCEEHAAAQPAPGEVQVRVEAIGISWYDILWRQNLASSHARLPSGLGHEMAGVVVALGDGVDDLAVGDKVASFPAESPNDYPVYGEQIILPRSALTRYPDVLSPIEASVHYTPLLIAYFAYMDLARVKPGQFALVTDASHCSGPSFVQLGKALGVRVIAATKNSAEREYLLSLGAEKVIVTEEQDLLMQINKFTDNRGVDVVFDGLGGPQMSLLGDVLAPRGSLVLYGLQGGNQTPFPACAAFQKNIQFFVHCIGNFTGKPELGIVQDQVALQRALRDINQLTADRVLVPLKTTVFAFDQFVEAHRYMDECPCRERVALQVEAV
- the hxsB gene encoding His-Xaa-Ser system radical SAM maturase HxsB, whose product is MTLIATDAKHYRLLPFRFMRMNTGNDRDILLTSDTGEYMHVNDAQLRALSYFDVQPSTPFYKDLLARHFIYEPGCHDPFPEMAAQYRSRKDFLFQGPALHLFVVTLRCNHTCQYCQVSRAPLGGSGHDLSEADAQAAVDRLFESNAPALTVEFQGGEPLLAFERVRQIVEWVVERNVVEQRDIQFVITTTLHHLTEEILDFAEQNRIQFSTSLDGPAPLHNANRPTPSRDSYERTVKGIQWVRERLGHDAVSALTTLTSRSLEQPEAIIDEYVSQGFSSISLRPLSPYGFATKSALRLDYPIERYLAFYKKALAYLLHINQQSVYLSESYTSLLLKNILTPFSSGYVDLRSPAGAGTAALVYNYDGYVYPSDEARMLLEMGEDGLRLGTVQQPLSELLASPVMNALLASGVAEALPGCSDCALVPYCGADPVEHYARQADPIGHRVFSSFCKKNMGLLKHLFGLLCDGDDNVQRVLLSWLNRRAYNDVRFPGYRG
- the hxsD gene encoding His-Xaa-Ser system protein HxsD, which codes for MTWPVTLKLDSAAYPLSVVQRAAYSLADTVTIQVGIEANQISLTAHPAKSRLTLSPEQAHSLILQHLNDFALRDHINRETVGLREVLARAALAGCGISQ
- the hxsC gene encoding His-Xaa-Ser system radical SAM maturase HxsC, with product MAMLRKDTRFEIHHLNEPKLLKVITLDEFIEQGLAVCAGSAEFGDLLLWLPNEERLRSPHLLSLPVGGFLIPEPLIGDFDCARPYLHTPNDADVVQPGDVIAITPGSALVRVLYRRGSDSNLLFMTDRCNSLCLMCSQPPKDIDDRWHIEENLRLIDLMDSGEENLGISGGEPTLYRDGLLEILAKCKAVLPQKSIHVLSNGRLFQDPSWIAALSSIGHPQLSWGIPLYADNAEDHDHVVQAPGAFSETLQGLYNLARANQIIEIRVVLNRLTTPRLPELAHYVFRNLPFVRHVALMGIESTGLARKNYEELWIDPLDYQKSLSQAVYFLFNRGVPVSIYNLPLCLIPAHLSRFARQSISDWKNLFIDTCQQCAAVKHCSGFFKSHTDRWQSRGVQLLSPEAFSAYTRSAQ
- the hxsA gene encoding His-Xaa-Ser repeat protein HxsA produces the protein MKLLDRWKVLISGISLLPMAGTTLAQAGQLSLADANWQPNDKLQPPVFADTLNAPDTVNIYAAHRSHSSHRSHSSHSSHYSGSGGYSAPRYYSPPATSTRSYSAPSASSSTPSSNSLYQSSGTTSGTSSSTSKSRATNEQKSNLVTRVQTALMVRQYYQGTIDGVMGKATRGALMAFQMDSGLTVNGRMDTASLNALGIKIP